The Apus apus isolate bApuApu2 chromosome 21, bApuApu2.pri.cur, whole genome shotgun sequence genome has a segment encoding these proteins:
- the YARS1 gene encoding tyrosine--tRNA ligase, cytoplasmic, whose amino-acid sequence MQPGAAAAMEPAPDPQEKYHLITRNLQEVLGEDKLMAILKERELKIYWGTATTGKPHVAYFVPMSKIADFLKAGCEVTILFADLHAYLDNMKAPWELLELRTRYYENVIKAMLESIGVPLEKLKFVRGTDYQLSREYTLDVYRLSSVVTQHDAKKAGAEVVKQVEHPLLSGLLYPGLQALDEEYLNVDAQFGGVDQRKIFTFAEKYLPSLGYAKRVHLMNPMVPGLTGSKMSSSEEDSKIDLLDRKEDVKKKLKKAFCEPGNVENNGVLSFIKHVLFPLKSEFVVLREEKWGGNKTYTAYEALEKDFAEQVVHPGDLKNSVEVALNKLLDPIRDKFNSPELRKLTNAAYPSPAKAKPAEKSTKNSEPENLDPSRLDIRVGKVISVEKHPDADSLYVEKIDVGEPELRTVVSGLVQFVPREQLQDRLVVLLCNLKPQKMRGVESQGMVLCASSLGEPRQVEPLDPPAGCCAGERVYVEGYEGGQPDEELKPKKKVFEKLQADFHVSEDCVAQWKQKNFLTKLGTISCRSLKGGTIS is encoded by the exons ATGCAACCGGGGGCAG CCGCCGCCATGGAGCCCGCGCCCGACCCGCAGGAGAAATATCACCTGATCACCCGGaacctgcag gaggtgctgggagaggaCAAGCTCATGGCCATCCTGAAGGAGCGCGAGCTGAAGATCTACTGGGGCACTGCCACCACGGGCAAGCCACACGTGGCCTACTTCGTGCCCATGTCCAAGATCGCGGATTTCCTGAAGGCCGGGTGTGAG GTGACAATCCTCTTTGCTGACCTCCATGCTTACCTAGACAACATGAAGGccccctgggagctgctggagctgcgCACCCGCTACTATGAGAACGTGATCAAAGCCATGCTGGAGAGCATTGGGGTGCccctggagaagctgaagtTTGTCCGGGGCACTGACTATCAGCTCAGCAG GGAGTACACCCTGGACGTGTACCGCCTGTCCTCCGTGGTGACCCAGCACGACGCCAAGAAGGCGGGAGCGGAGGTGGTGAAGCAGGTGGAGCATCCCTTGCTGAGTGGGCTGCTCTACCCAGGCCTGCAG GCTCTGGATGAGGAGTACCTGAACGTGGATGCACAGTTTGGAGGAGTTGATCAGAGGAAGATATTCACCTTTGCAGAGAAG TACCTTCCTTCCCTGGGCTATGCCAAGCGTGTCCATTTGATGAACCCCATGGTTCCTGGTCTGACAGGCAGCAAAATGAGCTCGTCAGAAGAG GACTCAAAGATTGACCTTCTGGACCGTAAGGAGGATGTgaagaagaagctgaagaaggCTTTCTGTGAGCCAGGGAACGTGGAGAACAACGGGGTCCTCTCCTTCATCAAGCACGTCCTCTTTCCCCTCAAGTCAG AGTTTGTGGTTCTGCGAGAAGAAAAGTGGGGAGGAAACAAAACCTACACAGCCTATGAGGCCCTGGAGAAGGACTTTGCTGAGCAG GTCGTGCATCCTGGGGACCTGAAGAACTCAGTGGAAGTGGCCCTGAACAAACTGCTTGACCCCATCAGAGACAAGTTCAACAGCCCAGAACTGAGGAAGTTGACCAACGCAGCGTATCCCAGCCCAGCCAAAGCCA AGCCTGCAGAGAAGAGCACCAAGAACTCAGAACCGGAGAACTTGGATCCATCCCGGTTGGACATCCGCGTTGGCAAAGTGATCAGTGTGGAAAAG CACCCGGACGCTGACAGCCTGTATGTGGAGAAGATTGACGTGGGGGAGCCCGAGCTCCGCACCGTGGTCAGTGGCCTGGTGCAGTttgtccccagggagcagctgcaggacaggctggtggtgctgctgtgcaACCTCAAGCCCCAGAAGATGAGGGGTGTGGAGTCGCAGGGCATGGTGCTCTGTGCCTCCAG cctgggggagCCGCGGCAGGTGGAGCCCCTGGACCCCCCAGCCGGGTGCTGCGCCGGGGAGCGCGTCTACGTGGAGGGCTACGAGGGGGGGCAGCCCGACGAGGAGCTCAAGCCGAAGAAGAAGGTGTTTGAGAAGCTGCAG gctgACTTCCATGTCTCCGAGGACTGTGTTGCCCAGTGGAAGCAGAAGAACTTCCTGACCAAGCTGGGGACAATCTCTTGTAGAAGCCTGAAGGGAGGAACCATCAGCTAA
- the KIAA1522 gene encoding uncharacterized protein KIAA1522 homolog isoform X2: MVVFMGRNLSSFLAFFKKKGAAKGEAEKRLSVQYTAGEECPDNVFFPSTRPPHLEELHNQAQQGLKSLQHQEKQKQTKSAWDHGDTSSLQSCTSLEDDSVSFRSRAASCATDSTSEDALSIRSEMIQRKGSTFRPHDSFSKSSERAGKKRKERRTTVLGIPQHVQKELGLRNSREAKGHPEADGRGQAGRGGSQAPQPLLNGRQVSGNAVRIPTIDGKLQPLAVPGGARVCLGALEQEDVALQKHIDRVYYDDTLLGRKTAAKLSPMVRPKSLAVPGMTTNASPPELLSPVMSISPQGTYMSKIIPNAILPPMVDVVALTRSSVRTLSRCSLVSSSPASVRSLARFSECSARSREPSSSSDNWSHSQSTETIVSNSSTISSQGGSDRRQPEAGPRSQADAAPRSDTDQVSIYSSASFTSSCSKPTTSPVPAAPGLRAVGGSSGRASPAYSTSSQAEGSDTGSLASERSSARSVSLRKMKKPPAPPRRTYSLHQKAEGEPKVLGLPPKPDRRTQRESSTPWSPRPEPFSPTAEDEVFSPSSLSETSSLRSESLVGTSSPEASRGSPGVTVVLREPQAQTKWSCPDGSDRTMSPSSGYSSQSGTPTLPTKGLGPPSVSPGKAQPQKLDRVCSLQSPALSVSSSLTSISSSASDPAPPETLPSRLDRFIIPPHPKVPAPFSPPPTKPQQPVAPAGPLLPSPDPPVPSTAGQEPPAKPSGKSPPPSPPPAYQPPPPPVKKAEGSPQATNKAPADTAWPPPPPPAPEEHDLSMADFPPPDEAYFSSLPPDATPAPLPGQKAAPEAASSSSSAATSSCSQQPDPPAGAPRPPSPAEPPPKAAVPPPPPLPPPSAPALPPQISLKKAANGPRADAKKEPVSRSKSGPVAKEDASLPIVTPSLLQMVRLRSVSVEPPAGAEERPTPQKPVRRATSTRQPPPAKDTVPSNQLLHAVHLKAAALSSSEATEKPPGSRAALPGPEGPPGDGQLSPRQKSPASTASFIFSKSSKKLVIETPSSPEAQADLKRNLVAELMNISGQRSAAPPAAQQGPGKAQAHRKPGRVPPPVAKKPSLGPGPAPSPLSPKTPGPEALSCPVPDGKAKAVPADESRTRSEPAGTVASGTQGGSAAEPPAQSLPAQDGRGETA; this comes from the exons ATGGTGGTTTTCATGGGCAGGAACCTCTCCTCGTTTCTGGCTTTCTTCAAGAAGAAGG GCGCTGCCAAGGGCGAGGCAGAGAAGCGGCTGAGCGTGCAGTACACGGCGGGCGAGGAATGCCCCGACAACGTCTTCTTCCCCAGCACACGGCCCCCGCACCTGGAGGAGCTGCACAACCAGGCTCAGCAGGGACTGAaatccctgcagcaccagg agaagcagaagcagacCAAAAGTGCCTGGGACCACGGGGACACCAGCAGCCTCCAG TCCTGCACATCCTTGGAGGATGACAGCGTGTCCTTCCGGAGCCGGGCAGCCTCCTGTGCCACGGATAGCACCTCTGAGGACGCCCTCTCCATCCGCTCTGAGATGATCCAGCGGAAAG GTTCCACCTTCCGACCGCATGATTCCTTTTCCAAATCCTCAGAGAGGGCTGgcaaaaagaggaaggagaggaggacaACGGTGCTGGGCATCCCCCAGCATGTCCAGAAGGAGCTGG GCCTCAGGAACAGCCGGGAAGCCAAGGGACACCCTGAAGCTGATGGGCGAGGGCAGGCGGGGCGCGGGGGCAGCCAGGCACCCCAGCCCTTGCTGAACGGCAGGCAGGTCTCCGGCAACGCCGTCCGCATCCCCACCATCGACGGGAAGCTGCAGCCTCTGGCTGTGCCCGGGGGTGCCCGTGTCTGCCTGGGAGCCCTGGAGCAGGAAGACGTGGCCTTGCAGAAGCACATCGACCGGGTTTACTACGACGACACATTGCTGGGGAGGAAGACAGCGGCCAAGCTGTCACCGATGGTGAGGCCGAAGTCACTGGCTGTGCCGGGCATGACCACCAACGCCAGCCCTCCGGAGCTGCTGAGCCCGGTCATGTCCATCTCGCCCCAGGGCACCTACATGTCCAAGATCATCCCCAACGCCATCCTGCCCCCCATGGTGGACGTGGTGGCCCTGACGCGGAGCAGCGTGCGGACGCTGAGCCGCTGCAGCCTGGTGTCCTCCAGCCCGGCCTCGGTGCGCTCCCTCGCCCGCTTCTCGGAGTGCAGCGCCCGCAGCCGCGAGCCCTCCTCCTCCAGCGACAACTGGAGCCACTCACAGTCCACAGAGACCATtgtctccaacagctccaccaTCTCCTCCCAGGGCGGCTCCGACCGCCGGCAGCCCGAGGCAGGGCCGCGCAGTCAGGCCGATGCTGCCCCTCGCTCTGACACCGACCAAGTCAGCATCTacagctctgccagcttcaccagctcctgctccaagcccaccaccagccctgtgcctgcagcccccggGCTCCGGGCCGTGGGGGGCAGCAGCGGCCGGGCATCCCCCGCCTACAGCACGAGCAGCCAGGCCGAGGGCTCGGACACAGGCAGCCTGGCCAGCGAGCGCTCCTCTGCCCGCAGCGTCTCCCTCAGGAAGATGAAGAAGCCCCCGGCGCCCCCTCGCAGGACCTACTCGCTGCACCAGAAAGCTGAGGGGGAGCCCAAGGTGCTGGGGTTGCCCCCCAAACCCGACCGGAGGACCCAGCGGGAGAGCAGCACGCCCTGGTCCCCGCGCCCCGAGCCCTTCAGCCCCACGGCTGAGGATGAGGTCTTCTCCCCGTCGTCGCTGAGTGAAACCAGCAGCCTCCGCTCTGAGAGCCTGGTGGGCACCAGCTCCCCCGAGGCCTCGcggggcagccctggggtgaccgtggtgctgagggagcccCAGGCTCAGACCAAGTGGAGCTGCCCAGATGGGTCTGACCGCACCATGTCCCCCTCCAGTGGCTACTCCAGCCAGAGTGGGACTCCCACGCTACCCACCAAGGGGCTGGGACCCCCATCTGTGTCGCCGGGCAAGGCTCAGCCCCAGAAGCTGGACCGCGTCTGCTCCCTGCAGTCACCTGCCCTCTCTGTGTCCTCCTCCctcacctccatctcctcctcgGCCTCAGACCCGGCTCCCCCTGAGACGCTGCCCAGCCGCTTGGACCGGTTCATCATCCCGCCGCACCCCAAGGTGCCCGCTCCCTTCTCCCCACCACCCACTAAACCCCAGCAGCCCGTGGCCCCCGCCggccccctcctgccctcacCAGACCCTccagtgcccagcactgccGGCCAGGAGCCCCCAGCCAAGCCCAGCGGCAAGTctccaccaccatcaccaccacctgCCTACCAGCCGCCTCCCCCGCCGGtgaagaaggcagaggggaGCCCCCAGGCCACCAACAAGGCCCCTGCTGACACTGCCTGGCCCCCGCCACCCCCGCCAGCTCCAGAGGAGCACGACCTGTCCATGGCAGACTTCCCCCCTCCAGATGAAGCTtatttctccagcctgccccCCGACGCCACACCGGCTCCGTTGCCTGGGCAGAAAGCAGCGCCGGAGGCTGcgtcttcctcctcctcagctgccACCTCCTCGTGCAGCCAGCAGCCAGACCCTCCGGCTGGGGCACCACGGCCGCCTTCCCCCGCCGAGCCTCCTCCCAAGGCTGCTgtgcccccgccgccgcctctTCCCCCACCCTCGGCTCCGGCTCTGCCTCCCCAAATCAGCCTTAAGAAGGCGGCCAACGGCCCGCGGGCAGACGCCAAGAAGGAGCCGGTGTCGCGGAGCAAGAGCGGCCCGGTGGCCAAGGAGGACGCCAGCCTGCCCATCGTCACGCCCTCGCTGCTGCAGATGGTGCGGCTGCGCTCCGTCAGCGTGGAGCCGCCCGCCGGGGCCGAGGAGAGGCCCACGCCCCAGAAGCCCGTCCGCCGGGCCACGTCCACGCGGCAGCCCCCTCCTGCCAAAGACACGGTGCCTTCCAACCAGCTCCTCCACGCCGTGCACCTCAAGGCAGCCGCCTTGTCCTCCAGCGAGGCCACGGAGAAGCCTCCGGGCAGCAGAGCGGCTCTGCCCGGCCCTGAGGGACCCCCTGGGGACGGCCAGCTCTCCCCCAGGCAGAAGTCACCGGCCTCCACTGCCAGCTTCATCTTCTCCAAGAGCTCCAAGAAGCTGGTGATCGAGACGCCCTCATCCCCCGAGGCACAGGCTGACCTGAAGAGGAACTTGGTGGCCGAGCTGATGAATATCTCGGGGCAGCGCTCGGCAGCCCCgcctgctgcccagcagggcCCTGGCAAGGCACAAGCCCACCGAAAACCCGGCAGGGTCCCCCCGCCAGTAGCCAAGAAGCCTTCGCTTGGCCCAGGACCAGCTCCTTCCCCCCTGAGCCCAAAGACGCCGGGACCAGAGGCGCTGAGCTGCCCCGTGCCGGATGGGAAGGCCAAGGCGGTGCCGGCGGACGAGAGCAGGACTAGGAGCGAGCCGGCGGGAACGGTGGCCTCGGGGACACAGGGCGGGAGCGCCGCGGAGCCGCCGGCTCAGAGCCTCCCGGCACAAG ACGGACGGGGAGAGACGGCCTGA
- the KIAA1522 gene encoding uncharacterized protein KIAA1522 homolog isoform X1: MGNAHRKRSPAGGRAGSSWPFGRARKPGAGAAKGEAEKRLSVQYTAGEECPDNVFFPSTRPPHLEELHNQAQQGLKSLQHQEKQKQTKSAWDHGDTSSLQSCTSLEDDSVSFRSRAASCATDSTSEDALSIRSEMIQRKGSTFRPHDSFSKSSERAGKKRKERRTTVLGIPQHVQKELGLRNSREAKGHPEADGRGQAGRGGSQAPQPLLNGRQVSGNAVRIPTIDGKLQPLAVPGGARVCLGALEQEDVALQKHIDRVYYDDTLLGRKTAAKLSPMVRPKSLAVPGMTTNASPPELLSPVMSISPQGTYMSKIIPNAILPPMVDVVALTRSSVRTLSRCSLVSSSPASVRSLARFSECSARSREPSSSSDNWSHSQSTETIVSNSSTISSQGGSDRRQPEAGPRSQADAAPRSDTDQVSIYSSASFTSSCSKPTTSPVPAAPGLRAVGGSSGRASPAYSTSSQAEGSDTGSLASERSSARSVSLRKMKKPPAPPRRTYSLHQKAEGEPKVLGLPPKPDRRTQRESSTPWSPRPEPFSPTAEDEVFSPSSLSETSSLRSESLVGTSSPEASRGSPGVTVVLREPQAQTKWSCPDGSDRTMSPSSGYSSQSGTPTLPTKGLGPPSVSPGKAQPQKLDRVCSLQSPALSVSSSLTSISSSASDPAPPETLPSRLDRFIIPPHPKVPAPFSPPPTKPQQPVAPAGPLLPSPDPPVPSTAGQEPPAKPSGKSPPPSPPPAYQPPPPPVKKAEGSPQATNKAPADTAWPPPPPPAPEEHDLSMADFPPPDEAYFSSLPPDATPAPLPGQKAAPEAASSSSSAATSSCSQQPDPPAGAPRPPSPAEPPPKAAVPPPPPLPPPSAPALPPQISLKKAANGPRADAKKEPVSRSKSGPVAKEDASLPIVTPSLLQMVRLRSVSVEPPAGAEERPTPQKPVRRATSTRQPPPAKDTVPSNQLLHAVHLKAAALSSSEATEKPPGSRAALPGPEGPPGDGQLSPRQKSPASTASFIFSKSSKKLVIETPSSPEAQADLKRNLVAELMNISGQRSAAPPAAQQGPGKAQAHRKPGRVPPPVAKKPSLGPGPAPSPLSPKTPGPEALSCPVPDGKAKAVPADESRTRSEPAGTVASGTQGGSAAEPPAQSLPAQDGRGETA; encoded by the exons ATGGGCAACGCGCACCGCAAGCGGAGCCCGGCGGGCGGCAGGGCCGGCTCCTCCTGGCCCTTCGGCCGCGCCAGGAAGCCGGGGGCAG GCGCTGCCAAGGGCGAGGCAGAGAAGCGGCTGAGCGTGCAGTACACGGCGGGCGAGGAATGCCCCGACAACGTCTTCTTCCCCAGCACACGGCCCCCGCACCTGGAGGAGCTGCACAACCAGGCTCAGCAGGGACTGAaatccctgcagcaccagg agaagcagaagcagacCAAAAGTGCCTGGGACCACGGGGACACCAGCAGCCTCCAG TCCTGCACATCCTTGGAGGATGACAGCGTGTCCTTCCGGAGCCGGGCAGCCTCCTGTGCCACGGATAGCACCTCTGAGGACGCCCTCTCCATCCGCTCTGAGATGATCCAGCGGAAAG GTTCCACCTTCCGACCGCATGATTCCTTTTCCAAATCCTCAGAGAGGGCTGgcaaaaagaggaaggagaggaggacaACGGTGCTGGGCATCCCCCAGCATGTCCAGAAGGAGCTGG GCCTCAGGAACAGCCGGGAAGCCAAGGGACACCCTGAAGCTGATGGGCGAGGGCAGGCGGGGCGCGGGGGCAGCCAGGCACCCCAGCCCTTGCTGAACGGCAGGCAGGTCTCCGGCAACGCCGTCCGCATCCCCACCATCGACGGGAAGCTGCAGCCTCTGGCTGTGCCCGGGGGTGCCCGTGTCTGCCTGGGAGCCCTGGAGCAGGAAGACGTGGCCTTGCAGAAGCACATCGACCGGGTTTACTACGACGACACATTGCTGGGGAGGAAGACAGCGGCCAAGCTGTCACCGATGGTGAGGCCGAAGTCACTGGCTGTGCCGGGCATGACCACCAACGCCAGCCCTCCGGAGCTGCTGAGCCCGGTCATGTCCATCTCGCCCCAGGGCACCTACATGTCCAAGATCATCCCCAACGCCATCCTGCCCCCCATGGTGGACGTGGTGGCCCTGACGCGGAGCAGCGTGCGGACGCTGAGCCGCTGCAGCCTGGTGTCCTCCAGCCCGGCCTCGGTGCGCTCCCTCGCCCGCTTCTCGGAGTGCAGCGCCCGCAGCCGCGAGCCCTCCTCCTCCAGCGACAACTGGAGCCACTCACAGTCCACAGAGACCATtgtctccaacagctccaccaTCTCCTCCCAGGGCGGCTCCGACCGCCGGCAGCCCGAGGCAGGGCCGCGCAGTCAGGCCGATGCTGCCCCTCGCTCTGACACCGACCAAGTCAGCATCTacagctctgccagcttcaccagctcctgctccaagcccaccaccagccctgtgcctgcagcccccggGCTCCGGGCCGTGGGGGGCAGCAGCGGCCGGGCATCCCCCGCCTACAGCACGAGCAGCCAGGCCGAGGGCTCGGACACAGGCAGCCTGGCCAGCGAGCGCTCCTCTGCCCGCAGCGTCTCCCTCAGGAAGATGAAGAAGCCCCCGGCGCCCCCTCGCAGGACCTACTCGCTGCACCAGAAAGCTGAGGGGGAGCCCAAGGTGCTGGGGTTGCCCCCCAAACCCGACCGGAGGACCCAGCGGGAGAGCAGCACGCCCTGGTCCCCGCGCCCCGAGCCCTTCAGCCCCACGGCTGAGGATGAGGTCTTCTCCCCGTCGTCGCTGAGTGAAACCAGCAGCCTCCGCTCTGAGAGCCTGGTGGGCACCAGCTCCCCCGAGGCCTCGcggggcagccctggggtgaccgtggtgctgagggagcccCAGGCTCAGACCAAGTGGAGCTGCCCAGATGGGTCTGACCGCACCATGTCCCCCTCCAGTGGCTACTCCAGCCAGAGTGGGACTCCCACGCTACCCACCAAGGGGCTGGGACCCCCATCTGTGTCGCCGGGCAAGGCTCAGCCCCAGAAGCTGGACCGCGTCTGCTCCCTGCAGTCACCTGCCCTCTCTGTGTCCTCCTCCctcacctccatctcctcctcgGCCTCAGACCCGGCTCCCCCTGAGACGCTGCCCAGCCGCTTGGACCGGTTCATCATCCCGCCGCACCCCAAGGTGCCCGCTCCCTTCTCCCCACCACCCACTAAACCCCAGCAGCCCGTGGCCCCCGCCggccccctcctgccctcacCAGACCCTccagtgcccagcactgccGGCCAGGAGCCCCCAGCCAAGCCCAGCGGCAAGTctccaccaccatcaccaccacctgCCTACCAGCCGCCTCCCCCGCCGGtgaagaaggcagaggggaGCCCCCAGGCCACCAACAAGGCCCCTGCTGACACTGCCTGGCCCCCGCCACCCCCGCCAGCTCCAGAGGAGCACGACCTGTCCATGGCAGACTTCCCCCCTCCAGATGAAGCTtatttctccagcctgccccCCGACGCCACACCGGCTCCGTTGCCTGGGCAGAAAGCAGCGCCGGAGGCTGcgtcttcctcctcctcagctgccACCTCCTCGTGCAGCCAGCAGCCAGACCCTCCGGCTGGGGCACCACGGCCGCCTTCCCCCGCCGAGCCTCCTCCCAAGGCTGCTgtgcccccgccgccgcctctTCCCCCACCCTCGGCTCCGGCTCTGCCTCCCCAAATCAGCCTTAAGAAGGCGGCCAACGGCCCGCGGGCAGACGCCAAGAAGGAGCCGGTGTCGCGGAGCAAGAGCGGCCCGGTGGCCAAGGAGGACGCCAGCCTGCCCATCGTCACGCCCTCGCTGCTGCAGATGGTGCGGCTGCGCTCCGTCAGCGTGGAGCCGCCCGCCGGGGCCGAGGAGAGGCCCACGCCCCAGAAGCCCGTCCGCCGGGCCACGTCCACGCGGCAGCCCCCTCCTGCCAAAGACACGGTGCCTTCCAACCAGCTCCTCCACGCCGTGCACCTCAAGGCAGCCGCCTTGTCCTCCAGCGAGGCCACGGAGAAGCCTCCGGGCAGCAGAGCGGCTCTGCCCGGCCCTGAGGGACCCCCTGGGGACGGCCAGCTCTCCCCCAGGCAGAAGTCACCGGCCTCCACTGCCAGCTTCATCTTCTCCAAGAGCTCCAAGAAGCTGGTGATCGAGACGCCCTCATCCCCCGAGGCACAGGCTGACCTGAAGAGGAACTTGGTGGCCGAGCTGATGAATATCTCGGGGCAGCGCTCGGCAGCCCCgcctgctgcccagcagggcCCTGGCAAGGCACAAGCCCACCGAAAACCCGGCAGGGTCCCCCCGCCAGTAGCCAAGAAGCCTTCGCTTGGCCCAGGACCAGCTCCTTCCCCCCTGAGCCCAAAGACGCCGGGACCAGAGGCGCTGAGCTGCCCCGTGCCGGATGGGAAGGCCAAGGCGGTGCCGGCGGACGAGAGCAGGACTAGGAGCGAGCCGGCGGGAACGGTGGCCTCGGGGACACAGGGCGGGAGCGCCGCGGAGCCGCCGGCTCAGAGCCTCCCGGCACAAG ACGGACGGGGAGAGACGGCCTGA